From one Streptomyces sp. R41 genomic stretch:
- the glgB gene encoding 1,4-alpha-glucan branching enzyme, protein MTPRPPSDDSPDSPKKNGTKKSAAAKKTAVKKAAEGKTTAKKSAAGKKAAAAQTAAVGKKAAAKKVAGSAAAGKKATVSKAAKVSKKAPEPAADSAPVFAGVDPGDRERLLNGTHHDPHGVLGAHPVQGGVAFRAFRPYALAVTVVTDDLRAELHDDGDGFFSGLLPLRAVPESYRLVVAYEGTVLETEDAYRFLPALGEFDLHLLGEGRHEQLWRALGAEPMVHQGVTGTRFTVWAPNARGVRLAGTFNFWDGTGYPMRSLGSSGVWELFVPSIGEGELYKFDITRPDGTRTLRADPMARRTEAPPNTSSIVHASHHVWRDAEWMSGRALRPAHEAPFSVYEVHLPSWRPGLTYRQLADQLPSYVSDLGFTHVELMPIAEHPFGGSWGYQVTGFYAPTARLGTPDDFKHLVDALHRAGIGVLMDWVPAHFPRDDWALAEFDGRTLYEHEDPLRAAHPDWGTLEFDYGRREVRNFLVANAVYWCEEFHIDGLRVDAVASMLYLDYSREPGQWVPNEHGGRENLDAVAFLQEMNATVYRRNPGVVTIAEESTAWDGVTRATDHIGPGGFGGLGFGLKWNMGWMHDSLDYVAHEPIHRKYHHNEMTFSMVYAYSENYVLPISHDEVVHGKRSLVSKMPGDWWQQRATTRAYLGFMWAHPGKQLLFMGQEFAQGAEWSEAHGPDWWLLDPAYSAEPDHRGVRDLVRDLNGIYRHTPALWQRDTQPAGFAWITGDAADDNVFAFLRHAADGTPLLALSHFSPVVRHGYRLGVPEDIPAWHEILNTDTARYGGSDVLNPDPIKPEPHAAHGRPASIQLTLPPLATIWLRPA, encoded by the coding sequence GTGACTCCCCGCCCTCCGTCCGACGACAGTCCCGACAGTCCGAAGAAGAACGGTACGAAGAAGTCGGCTGCCGCGAAGAAGACGGCGGTGAAGAAGGCCGCTGAGGGGAAAACGACGGCCAAGAAGTCCGCCGCCGGTAAGAAGGCCGCCGCCGCGCAGACGGCTGCCGTGGGTAAGAAGGCCGCTGCAAAGAAGGTCGCCGGGAGCGCGGCTGCCGGGAAGAAGGCCACCGTGAGCAAGGCCGCGAAGGTTTCGAAGAAGGCGCCGGAGCCTGCCGCCGACAGCGCTCCCGTGTTCGCCGGCGTCGACCCCGGTGACCGGGAGCGACTGCTCAACGGCACACATCACGATCCGCACGGTGTGCTGGGAGCCCATCCGGTGCAGGGCGGGGTGGCCTTCCGCGCCTTCCGCCCGTACGCGCTGGCGGTGACCGTCGTGACGGACGACCTGCGCGCCGAGTTGCACGACGACGGGGACGGTTTCTTCTCGGGTCTGCTGCCGCTGCGCGCGGTCCCGGAGTCGTACCGGCTGGTCGTGGCGTACGAGGGGACGGTTCTGGAGACCGAGGACGCGTACCGTTTCCTGCCCGCGCTCGGCGAGTTCGATCTGCATCTGCTCGGCGAGGGCCGGCACGAGCAGTTGTGGCGGGCGCTCGGCGCGGAGCCGATGGTGCACCAGGGCGTGACCGGCACCCGCTTCACGGTGTGGGCCCCCAACGCACGCGGCGTACGCCTGGCCGGCACTTTCAACTTCTGGGACGGCACGGGATACCCGATGCGGTCGCTGGGCTCCTCCGGGGTGTGGGAGCTGTTCGTGCCCTCGATCGGCGAGGGCGAGCTGTACAAGTTCGACATCACCCGCCCCGACGGTACGCGCACGCTGCGCGCCGACCCGATGGCCCGCCGCACCGAGGCTCCGCCGAACACCTCGTCGATCGTCCACGCCTCCCATCATGTGTGGCGGGACGCGGAGTGGATGTCCGGGAGGGCACTGAGGCCCGCACACGAAGCCCCGTTCTCGGTCTACGAGGTGCATCTGCCGTCCTGGCGGCCCGGGCTGACGTACCGCCAGCTGGCCGATCAACTTCCCTCCTACGTCTCGGACTTGGGCTTCACCCACGTGGAGCTGATGCCGATCGCCGAGCATCCCTTCGGCGGGTCGTGGGGCTATCAGGTCACCGGGTTCTACGCGCCCACGGCCCGGCTGGGCACCCCGGACGACTTCAAGCACCTGGTCGACGCGCTGCACCGGGCCGGGATCGGCGTGCTGATGGACTGGGTGCCCGCACACTTCCCGCGCGACGACTGGGCCCTGGCCGAGTTCGACGGACGGACCCTGTACGAGCACGAGGACCCGCTGCGGGCCGCGCACCCCGACTGGGGCACCCTGGAGTTCGACTACGGACGCCGCGAGGTGCGCAACTTCCTGGTCGCCAACGCGGTGTACTGGTGCGAGGAGTTCCACATCGACGGGCTGCGGGTGGACGCGGTCGCCTCCATGCTCTACCTCGACTACTCCCGCGAGCCGGGCCAATGGGTCCCCAACGAACACGGCGGCCGGGAGAACCTCGACGCGGTCGCCTTCCTCCAGGAGATGAACGCCACCGTCTACCGCCGCAACCCCGGAGTCGTGACCATTGCCGAGGAGTCCACGGCGTGGGACGGCGTCACGCGGGCCACCGACCACATCGGCCCCGGTGGCTTCGGGGGTCTTGGCTTCGGGCTGAAGTGGAACATGGGCTGGATGCACGACTCGCTGGACTACGTGGCCCATGAGCCCATCCACCGCAAGTACCACCACAACGAGATGACCTTCTCGATGGTGTACGCCTACAGCGAGAACTACGTCCTGCCCATCTCGCACGACGAAGTCGTCCACGGCAAACGCTCACTCGTGTCGAAGATGCCCGGCGACTGGTGGCAGCAACGCGCCACCACCCGCGCCTACCTCGGCTTCATGTGGGCCCACCCCGGCAAACAACTCCTCTTCATGGGACAGGAGTTCGCCCAGGGCGCCGAATGGTCCGAGGCACACGGCCCCGACTGGTGGCTCCTCGACCCCGCCTACAGCGCCGAACCCGACCACCGCGGCGTGCGCGACCTCGTCCGCGACCTCAACGGCATCTACCGCCACACCCCCGCCCTGTGGCAACGCGACACCCAACCCGCCGGCTTCGCCTGGATCACCGGCGACGCCGCCGACGACAACGTCTTCGCCTTCCTGCGCCACGCCGCCGACGGCACCCCCCTGCTGGCCCTCTCCCACTTCTCCCCCGTCGTCCGGCACGGCTACCGGCTCGGCGTCCCCGAAGACATCCCCGCCTGGCACGAAATCCTCAACACCGACACCGCCCGCTACGGCGGCAGCGACGTCCTCAACCCCGACCCCATCAAACCCGAACCCCACGCCGCCCATGGCCGCCCCGCCAGCATCCAACTGACCCTGCCACCCCTGGCCACCATCTGGCTGCGACCCGCCTAA
- a CDS encoding alpha-1,4-glucan--maltose-1-phosphate maltosyltransferase, with amino-acid sequence MPATHHTSPPPTTTSDATPIRTTDADPRTTEKPSAETRAETRAPTTGTTSTTGTTVGRIPVVDVRPIVLGGRRPAKAVVGESFEISATVFREGHDAVAANVVLRDPDGRTGPWTPMRELAPGTDRWGATVSAGKEGRWTYAVEAWGDPITTWRHHAGIKIPAGMDTELVLEEGARLHERAATGVPKSKGRRDTILRTVDALRDLDRPASARLAAALTPEVDEILARHPLRELITSSEPLTLQVERERALYGSWYEFFPRSEGSPEHPHGTFRTAAERLPAIAEMGFDVVYLPPIHPIGTTFRKGPNNSLSAGPDDVGVPWAIGSPEGGHDAVHPDLGTIDDFDAFVRRAAGVGLEVALDFALQCSPDHPWVEKHPEWFHHRSDGTIAYAENPPKKYQDIYPIAFDKDMPGLVQETLRVLRHWMSHGVRIFRVDNPHTKPVVFWEQVIADINRTDPDVVFLAEAFTRPAMMHTLAAIGFQQSYTYFTWRNSKEELTDYLTELSGEAAAYMRPNFFVNTPDILHEFLQRGGRPAFEVRAVLAATLSPTWGIYSGYELCENTPLRNGSEEYLNSEKYQLRPRDWESAERDGRSIAPLVGALNAIRRRSPALRQLRDLHFHHTDKEAVIAYSKSVADARGSNTVVVVANLDPHHTQEATVSLDMPQLGLDWHESVPVRDELTGETYHWGRANYVRLEPGHRPAHILTVLRPSSPQIGGSPTT; translated from the coding sequence ATGCCCGCAACGCACCACACGTCGCCACCCCCGACGACCACCTCCGACGCAACCCCCATACGCACGACCGACGCCGATCCCCGCACCACGGAGAAACCCTCCGCCGAGACCAGGGCCGAGACCCGCGCCCCCACCACCGGCACCACGAGCACCACCGGCACGACCGTTGGGCGCATCCCCGTCGTCGACGTCCGCCCGATCGTCCTCGGCGGCCGCCGTCCCGCGAAGGCGGTGGTCGGCGAGTCCTTCGAGATCTCGGCGACGGTCTTCCGCGAGGGCCATGACGCGGTGGCCGCGAACGTCGTCCTGCGTGATCCGGACGGCCGCACCGGCCCCTGGACCCCGATGCGCGAACTGGCCCCCGGTACCGACCGCTGGGGCGCCACGGTGTCCGCCGGGAAGGAGGGCCGCTGGACGTACGCGGTAGAGGCGTGGGGCGATCCGATCACCACCTGGCGGCACCACGCGGGCATCAAGATCCCGGCCGGCATGGACACGGAACTGGTCCTCGAGGAGGGCGCCCGGCTGCACGAGCGGGCGGCCACCGGAGTGCCGAAGAGCAAGGGCCGCCGGGACACGATCCTGCGGACCGTCGACGCGCTGCGCGACCTCGACCGCCCCGCCTCGGCCCGCCTCGCCGCCGCCCTCACCCCTGAGGTCGACGAGATCCTCGCCCGCCATCCGCTGCGCGAACTCATCACGTCTTCGGAGCCGTTGACACTGCAGGTGGAGCGGGAGCGGGCGCTGTACGGCTCCTGGTACGAGTTCTTCCCGCGCTCGGAGGGCAGTCCGGAGCATCCTCATGGCACGTTCCGTACGGCGGCCGAACGCCTTCCCGCGATCGCGGAGATGGGCTTCGACGTCGTCTACCTGCCCCCGATCCATCCCATCGGCACGACCTTCCGCAAGGGTCCCAACAACAGTCTGTCCGCGGGCCCGGACGACGTCGGTGTGCCCTGGGCGATCGGTTCCCCGGAGGGCGGCCACGACGCGGTCCACCCGGACCTGGGCACGATCGACGACTTCGACGCGTTCGTACGCCGGGCCGCGGGCGTCGGCCTGGAGGTGGCCCTCGACTTCGCGCTCCAGTGCTCCCCCGACCACCCGTGGGTGGAGAAGCACCCCGAGTGGTTCCACCACCGGTCGGACGGCACGATCGCGTACGCCGAGAACCCGCCGAAGAAGTACCAGGACATCTACCCGATCGCCTTCGACAAGGACATGCCGGGCCTGGTCCAGGAGACGCTGCGTGTGCTGCGGCACTGGATGAGCCATGGCGTACGGATCTTCCGTGTCGACAATCCGCACACCAAACCGGTGGTGTTCTGGGAACAGGTGATCGCGGACATCAACCGCACCGACCCCGACGTGGTCTTCCTGGCGGAGGCGTTCACCCGCCCGGCGATGATGCACACGCTCGCGGCCATCGGCTTCCAGCAGTCGTACACCTACTTCACCTGGCGCAACAGCAAGGAGGAGCTGACCGACTACCTCACCGAGCTGTCGGGCGAGGCCGCCGCGTACATGCGGCCCAACTTCTTCGTCAACACCCCGGACATCCTGCACGAGTTCCTGCAGCGAGGCGGTCGGCCGGCCTTCGAGGTACGGGCGGTTCTCGCCGCGACGCTGTCTCCGACCTGGGGGATCTACAGTGGGTATGAACTCTGTGAGAACACCCCGCTGCGCAACGGCAGCGAGGAGTATCTGAACTCCGAGAAGTACCAACTGCGGCCGCGCGACTGGGAGTCGGCGGAGCGTGACGGACGTAGCATCGCGCCATTGGTGGGCGCGCTCAACGCGATCAGGCGGCGCAGCCCCGCGCTGCGTCAGTTGCGCGACCTCCATTTCCATCACACGGACAAGGAGGCGGTGATCGCCTACTCGAAGTCTGTAGCGGACGCACGCGGTTCGAACACGGTTGTGGTGGTGGCCAACCTCGACCCTCACCACACCCAGGAGGCCACGGTCTCGTTGGACATGCCGCAACTCGGCCTGGACTGGCACGAGTCCGTGCCGGTGCGCGACGAGCTCACCGGCGAGACCTACCACTGGGGCAGGGCCAACTATGTGCGTCTCGAGCCAGGGCATAGGCCCGCGCACATCCTCACCGTCCTGCGACCGTCCTCACCGCAGATCGGAGGGTCACCCACAACATGA
- a CDS encoding maltokinase, which produces MSEAVTHSSTAAVARPELLDSLDPLLREWLPRQRWFAGKGRPVTGFSLVAGVELLPPTATLGLLHLLVRAHQPLTPTQGAAPHPGDCYQLLIGVREALPPRLAPALIGHLEEGPLAGRTVYEALHDPRPADVLLEALRTQARIGELRFERDRRQEIRDDLVPRLVTSEQSNSSIVYGDTFILKLLRRMVPGTNPDLELPLMLSREGCARVPAPAAWMMADLGEETYVLGVLQPFVRGATDGWELALRELAKGEDFGDLSGFGDPGGFGSEARALGRATAEVHTALARALPTVTLGHAQMRLLVDGMTERLEAAAQAVPALRPYAPGLRSAFEALADLAAEGHTWTAQRIHGDLHLGQCLRSPSGQWSLIDFEGEPSKPLAERRMPQPPARDIAGMLRSFDYAAHSHRPPVAGWADACRAAYCTGYAEVSGVDPRTDPLLLRAYETDKAVYEVLYEARHRPDWLPVPMAAIRRLAASP; this is translated from the coding sequence ATGTCGGAAGCCGTAACCCACTCTTCCACGGCCGCCGTCGCACGCCCCGAACTGCTCGACTCCCTCGATCCGCTGCTGCGGGAGTGGCTGCCGCGGCAGCGGTGGTTCGCGGGCAAAGGGCGTCCGGTGACCGGATTCTCGCTGGTGGCGGGGGTGGAACTACTGCCACCCACGGCCACGTTGGGTCTGCTGCACCTGCTCGTTCGCGCACATCAGCCGCTCACCCCCACCCAGGGTGCCGCCCCGCACCCCGGGGACTGCTACCAGCTGCTGATCGGCGTACGCGAGGCTCTCCCGCCGCGGCTCGCGCCCGCGCTGATCGGGCATCTGGAGGAGGGGCCGCTGGCCGGTCGCACGGTGTACGAGGCGCTGCACGACCCGCGCCCCGCCGACGTCCTCCTCGAAGCGCTGCGCACACAGGCCCGCATCGGGGAGCTGCGCTTCGAGCGTGACCGGCGGCAGGAGATCCGGGACGATCTGGTGCCGCGCCTGGTGACCTCGGAGCAGTCCAACTCGTCCATAGTCTACGGAGATACGTTCATCCTGAAGCTGTTGCGCCGGATGGTGCCGGGGACCAACCCGGACCTGGAGCTTCCGCTCATGCTGTCCCGCGAGGGCTGCGCCCGCGTACCGGCTCCGGCGGCGTGGATGATGGCGGACCTCGGCGAGGAGACGTACGTACTCGGTGTGCTCCAGCCCTTCGTGCGGGGCGCCACGGACGGCTGGGAGCTGGCGCTGCGCGAGCTGGCCAAGGGTGAGGACTTCGGCGACCTCAGCGGCTTCGGCGACCCCGGTGGCTTCGGTTCCGAGGCGCGGGCGCTGGGCCGTGCGACCGCCGAGGTGCACACGGCGCTCGCCCGCGCGCTGCCCACGGTCACGCTGGGCCACGCTCAGATGCGACTGCTGGTCGACGGCATGACCGAGCGCCTGGAGGCGGCCGCGCAGGCGGTGCCGGCGCTGCGTCCGTACGCTCCCGGGCTGCGGAGCGCCTTCGAGGCGCTGGCCGACCTCGCCGCCGAGGGCCACACCTGGACCGCGCAGCGCATCCACGGCGATCTGCACCTCGGCCAGTGCCTGCGCTCACCGTCCGGGCAGTGGTCCCTCATCGACTTCGAGGGCGAGCCGTCGAAACCCCTGGCCGAACGCCGCATGCCACAGCCTCCGGCGCGGGACATCGCGGGCATGCTCCGCTCCTTCGACTACGCGGCCCACTCGCACCGTCCCCCGGTAGCCGGCTGGGCCGACGCCTGCCGGGCCGCCTACTGCACCGGGTACGCCGAGGTCTCCGGCGTCGACCCGCGCACCGACCCCTTACTGCTGCGCGCCTACGAGACGGACAAGGCGGTCTACGAAGTCCTGTACGAGGCCCGGCACCGGCCCGACTGGCTGCCGGTGCCGATGGCGGCGATACGCCGACTCGCCGCATCGCCCTGA
- the treS gene encoding maltose alpha-D-glucosyltransferase, with translation MIVNEPVPDTFEDTPARDRDPDWFKRAVFYEVLVRSFQDSNGDGVGDLKGLTAKLDYLQWLGIDCLWLPPFFKSPLRDGGYDVSDYTAVLPEFGDLADFVEFVDAAHQRGMRVIIDFVMNHTSDQHPWFQESRTHPDGPYGDYYVWADDDKQYQDARIIFVDTEASNWTFDPVRKQYYWHRFFSHQPDLNYENPSVQEEMISALRFWLDLGIDGFRLDAVPYLYQVEGTNCENLPATHEFLKRVRKEIDTHYPDTVLLAEANQWPEDVVDYFGDFPSGGDECHMAFHFPVMPRIFMAVRRESRYPVSEILAKTPAIPSGCQWGIFLRNHDELTLEMVTDEERDYMYAEYAKDPRMRANIGIRRRLAPLLDNDRNQIELFTALLLSLPGSPILYYGDEIGMGDNIWLGDRDAVRTPMQWTPDRNAGFSSCDPGRLFLPTIMDPVYGYQVTNVEASMSSPSSLLHWTRRMIEIRKQNKAFGLGSYTELQSSNPAVIAFLREYKDDLVLCVHNFSRFAQPTELDLRAFNGRHPVELIGGVRFPAIGELPYLLTLAGHGFYWFRLRKDAV, from the coding sequence ATGATCGTCAACGAGCCCGTCCCGGATACGTTCGAGGACACACCGGCCAGGGACCGCGATCCCGATTGGTTCAAACGTGCCGTCTTCTACGAGGTCCTGGTCCGCTCCTTCCAGGACAGCAACGGCGACGGCGTCGGCGACCTCAAGGGCCTGACCGCGAAGCTGGACTACCTCCAGTGGCTGGGCATCGACTGCCTGTGGCTGCCCCCGTTCTTCAAGTCCCCCCTCAGGGACGGCGGGTACGACGTCTCCGACTACACCGCCGTCCTGCCCGAGTTCGGTGACCTCGCCGACTTCGTCGAGTTCGTCGACGCGGCCCACCAGCGCGGCATGCGCGTCATCATCGACTTCGTCATGAACCACACCAGCGACCAGCACCCGTGGTTCCAGGAGTCCCGCACCCACCCGGACGGCCCCTACGGCGACTACTACGTCTGGGCCGACGACGACAAGCAGTACCAGGACGCCCGCATCATCTTCGTCGACACCGAGGCCTCCAACTGGACCTTCGACCCCGTCCGCAAGCAGTACTACTGGCACCGCTTCTTCTCCCACCAGCCCGACCTCAACTACGAGAACCCGTCGGTGCAGGAGGAGATGATCTCCGCGCTGCGGTTCTGGCTGGACCTGGGCATCGACGGCTTCCGGCTCGACGCGGTGCCGTACCTCTACCAGGTGGAGGGAACCAACTGCGAAAACCTTCCGGCGACGCACGAGTTCCTCAAGCGGGTGCGCAAGGAGATCGACACGCACTATCCGGACACGGTGTTGCTGGCGGAGGCGAACCAGTGGCCGGAGGACGTGGTCGACTACTTCGGCGACTTCCCCTCCGGCGGCGACGAGTGCCACATGGCGTTCCATTTCCCCGTCATGCCGCGCATCTTCATGGCCGTACGCCGCGAGTCCCGCTACCCGGTGTCGGAAATCCTCGCCAAGACCCCGGCCATCCCGTCCGGCTGCCAGTGGGGCATCTTCCTGCGCAACCACGACGAGCTGACCCTGGAAATGGTCACCGACGAGGAACGCGACTACATGTACGCGGAGTACGCCAAGGACCCGCGCATGCGCGCCAACATCGGGATCAGGCGAAGGCTCGCCCCGCTGCTGGACAACGACCGCAACCAGATCGAACTCTTCACCGCCCTGCTGCTGTCCCTGCCCGGCTCACCGATCCTCTACTACGGCGACGAGATCGGCATGGGCGACAACATCTGGCTCGGCGACCGGGACGCCGTGCGCACCCCGATGCAGTGGACCCCCGACCGCAACGCCGGCTTCTCCTCCTGCGACCCGGGCCGCCTGTTCCTGCCCACGATCATGGACCCGGTCTACGGCTACCAGGTCACCAACGTCGAGGCGTCCATGTCGTCGCCCTCCTCGCTGCTGCACTGGACCCGCCGCATGATCGAGATCCGCAAGCAGAACAAAGCCTTCGGCCTCGGCTCCTACACGGAACTCCAGTCCTCGAACCCGGCGGTCATCGCCTTCCTGCGCGAGTACAAGGACGACCTGGTCCTGTGCGTCCACAACTTCTCCCGCTTCGCCCAGCCCACCGAACTGGACCTGCGGGCGTTCAACGGGAGGCACCCGGTCGAGCTGATCGGCGGAGTGCGTTTTCCGGCCATCGGTGAGCTGCCGTACTTGCTCACCCTCGCAGGCCACGGCTTCTACTGGTTCCGGCTCCGCAAGGACGCCGTCTAG
- a CDS encoding S8 family peptidase, translated as MAQTRQRRLRWAGGLTAVTTAAVLSAITLPAHAAPEGQILGAGDPGSVSGSYIVTLKGGTQAPSSAGKGIAEKYGARISHTYGTALNGYAVKVNEKQARRLAADSLVASVVQDTRVELDHYQKNPPSWGLDRIDQPNLPLDKGYTWPESAGAGVTAYVIDTGIRITHKDFGGRASYGWDFVGNDKTAKDGNGHGTHVAGTIVGTKYGVAKKAKVVAVRVLDNAGSGTTAQVIAGIDWVTKHAKKPAVANLSLGGFANSQLDAAVRNSIASGVTYAVAAGNDGLPAALYSPARVSQALTVGASDKTDARASFSNTGSALDLFAPGVAITSASYASDTGKATFSGTSMASPHVAGAAALYLADHSRATPAQVAKALVKQAVSGKISGAGLGSPNKLLQVNNP; from the coding sequence ATGGCACAGACGAGACAGAGGCGTCTGCGCTGGGCGGGGGGCCTCACCGCGGTCACGACGGCCGCGGTGCTTTCGGCCATCACCCTGCCCGCGCACGCCGCCCCGGAGGGGCAGATACTCGGCGCCGGCGATCCCGGTTCCGTCAGCGGGAGTTACATCGTGACACTCAAGGGGGGAACACAGGCTCCGTCGTCGGCGGGAAAGGGCATCGCCGAGAAGTACGGGGCGAGAATCAGCCACACCTACGGCACGGCCCTCAACGGCTATGCCGTGAAGGTCAACGAGAAGCAGGCCCGGCGGCTCGCGGCCGACTCCCTCGTGGCCTCCGTCGTCCAGGACACCCGGGTCGAACTCGACCACTACCAGAAGAACCCGCCGTCGTGGGGCCTGGACCGCATCGACCAGCCGAACCTGCCGCTCGACAAGGGCTACACCTGGCCCGAATCGGCGGGCGCCGGCGTGACCGCGTACGTCATCGACACCGGCATCCGGATCACGCACAAGGACTTCGGCGGCCGGGCGAGCTACGGCTGGGACTTCGTCGGCAACGACAAGACGGCCAAGGACGGCAACGGGCACGGCACGCATGTCGCCGGGACCATCGTGGGCACCAAGTACGGCGTGGCCAAGAAGGCCAAGGTCGTCGCCGTCCGCGTCCTCGACAACGCCGGATCCGGCACCACCGCGCAGGTCATCGCGGGCATCGACTGGGTGACCAAGCACGCGAAGAAACCGGCCGTGGCGAACCTGAGCCTGGGCGGGTTCGCGAACTCCCAGCTGGACGCCGCCGTCCGCAACTCCATCGCCTCCGGAGTGACCTACGCGGTGGCGGCGGGCAACGACGGACTTCCGGCCGCTCTCTACTCCCCGGCCCGGGTCAGCCAGGCCCTCACGGTCGGCGCGAGCGACAAGACGGACGCACGGGCGAGCTTCTCGAACACCGGTTCGGCGCTCGACCTGTTCGCGCCCGGCGTGGCGATCACCTCGGCGTCCTACGCGAGTGACACGGGGAAGGCGACCTTCTCCGGTACGTCGATGGCGAGCCCGCACGTGGCGGGCGCGGCCGCGCTCTATCTGGCCGACCATTCCAGGGCCACGCCCGCCCAAGTGGCCAAAGCGCTGGTAAAACAGGCCGTTTCGGGGAAGATCTCGGGCGCGGGGCTCGGCTCACCGAACAAGCTCCTGCAGGTCAACAACCCCTAG